The Cylindrospermum stagnale PCC 7417 genome segment GTACATTATTTTCTCTGCGAGTGTCATAAAACTTTACAATTACTGTGTAATGTTTACACCTGACGGGGCGAAGAATTATCCTGAAAGGTTTATGAAATAAGGATACTAGACGTGTAATGGGTGCCCTGGTAGAAGGAGTGGGATGGCGAGGGTTACCAGGTGACTGTCCACCTTGGCAGACTGTATATACGTAATTTGCGTAATTGCCACAGAGATAAAACATGGTTGAAAATTCACGATAGTCTCCGGCAGTGGGTGATGAATTTTTTCCGTTGGATTATGCAGATGTGTTGCGCTTGGAGCAAAACAAAGCCCTTGGTTTGCTCAAAAAAACGTTGGGTGGTTGAGCGCACCTTCGGTTGACTAATGGGGTGTCGGCGCTTGGTCAGAGACTATTGAGTTTTTGCCGGAAACATCAGAGATGTTTATTTACCTTGCCATGATCCAGATTATCGTGAGACGATTAGCATAAAATTTGATCACTCAAAACTTTTCAAATACCCTCTCAGATTTTTTTATGCTGACTTTTGAAAATAACACCTTCTTCCCTGTTTGTAATTATTAAAACTTATGGTTTGGCTAATTGCCAACCACGAAAACTTATCTTCGATCCTTGCTTGAATAACTAAATCAAGATCAATCCTTACTTTTGCCTTTTGATTAATTTTTCAGCAAGCCCTATTTAGTTCAAATGTACTATAAATTTCCTGCTCAAGCTTTGGGTGGTTGTACTTGTAATTGGTGTACATCAATTGCCGTAAAGGTTTGAAGTTTCGCACCGGGAGCTAGTCTAAACTATAGTCAATGCTTAACAATAAGTAATTAAAACAAACTCAATACTATGAAATATGTGGTATATTTCTGTAATAAATCATCATGCAAGTTTTCTTGAATATTCAAGGGCCAGTACATTGATAATGACGAGCAATGTACCAACAGAAGATGAAATTAATATGCGGGCACAACAGATAAATCAGTTGAAATTGCAGAGGGTGTAATGGATTTTGCTTGGAACAGCCAACAAATTGAATTTAAAAGAAAGGTTATTGGATTTGCCCAACAGTCATTGATCTCTGATCTGATTAAACAGGACAAAGAGGAAATATTTAATCGTGCTGCGTGGCAAAAGTGCTGCGAATTTGGTGTTCATGGATGGCCTATCCCTGTACGTTATGGCGGACAGGAACTGGATATCCTCACTACCGCCTATGCTTTGCAAGGATTAGGATATGGTTGCAAGGATAACGGATTGATCTTTGCGATGAATGCCCATATCTGGGCTGGCGAAATGCCCCTACTGACCTTCGGGAGTGAAGAACAAAAGGAAAAATATCTCCCCTTGCTTTGTCGAGAAGGGTGGATTGCGTCCCACGCGGCCAGTGAACCACAAGCGGGGTCTGATATCTATAGTCTCAAGACAACGGCTCTAAAAGATGGAGACAGATATATTCTCAACGGACACAAACACTATGTGACCAATGGAACCATTGCAGACCTTTTCATCATTTTTGCTACCGTAGATCCATCTTTTGGGAAAGAGGGTTTGACGGCTTTTCTGATCGAAAAAGATACACCTGGTCTGGTCGTCCAAAAGTCTACGTCTACAATGGGAGTACGTACCGCTCAAGTAGCGGAACTGACGTTAGAAAACTGTGAAGTATCTGTCACTAATCGATTAGGTCAGGAAGGGGCAGGGCTAGCCATATTCAATCATAGTATGGAGTGGGAGCGGGGATTTATTCTAGCCTCTGCTGTGGGAACAATGGAACGATTGTTGGAGCAGTCTATTCATTACGCTAGAACCCACAAGCAATTTGGTCAAGCGATTGGAAAATTTCAATTAGTTGCCAACAAGTTAGTGGATATGAAGCTGCGGTTGGAGACCGCCAAGGCGTATTTGTATAAAGTTGCTTGGATGAAAGAGAATCGGCAAATGGCTCTTATGGAGGCCTCCATGGCCAACTTGTACATTAGTGAAGCTTGGGTTCAGTCATCTCTCGAAGCAATCGAGATTCATGGTGCACATGGTTATTTAACAAATACAGAGTTAGAACGAGAGCTGCGAGATGCTATTGGTAGTAAATTTTACTCTGGCACCTCTGAAATCCAGCGAGTCGTTATTGCCAAATTCTTGGGATTGTAAAGCAGCACCATTGTGTCATGTCATATTTACTGCATCATCTGTTAATAAGCAGCGCTCGAACTCATAGTGATCGCGTTGCTGTACAGCAACAAGAACACACTATCACCTATCGTCAGTTGGACGAGACAAGTAACCAGCTGGCACATATCTTGAGCTATGCAGGGGTAGAACGGGGAGACCGAGTTGGCATTTACCTTGATAAGTCGATTGAAGCTGTTATTGCTATCTTTGGCATATTAAAAGCCGGTGCCACCTATGTACCTCTAGACCCTTATGCTCCAACAAAGCGGATTGCCTTTATCATTAAAAACTGTCAGATCAAGATACTGATTTCGACCAAGCAAAGAATAGATGCTTTAGGAACCAATTCCTTAGAAGAGTTCCAGAGTCTCAACAGTGTGGTTCTGACAGATGAGGATGATCGAGCAACGCAGTGGTTTGGGAAAATCGTCAGATGGTCAGAGGTTTTACAAGCTCCTTGCAGTCCACCGCCAGACCCAAATCTGATTGAAAACGATTTGGCTTATATTCTTTATACATCTGGTTCGACAGGAACCCCGAAAGGGGTTATGATTAGCCACCGTGCGTCTCTTACCTTTGTGAATTGGGCATATGACACATTTCAGGTCACGGCAGAAGACCGTGTTTCCAATCATGCGCCGTTTCATTTCGATCTTTCCATCTTTGATATCTTTACAACTATCAAAGCAGGGGGGACGATCATTCTACTCTCAGCTGCTTTATCGGTCTTTCCAATTAATCTGGCTAAATTCATAGCCGAAGAAAAAATTTCGCTCTGGTATTCAGTACCTTCTATTCTCACAAGTTTGGTCTTATATGGTCGATTAGAGCAACATACCTTCCCCGCTCTGAGAACCATTTTGTTTGCAGGTGAAGTTTTCCCCATCAAATATTTGCGTCAGTTGATGGTGCATATTCCCCATGCTTGCTATTACAACCTCTATGGCCCGACTGAAACGAATGTCTGCACCTATTACCGAGTTTCACCACCTGATATTGAACTAACCGAATCGCTTCCCATTGGCCAAGCCTGCGCTAACACTGAAGTTTTTGTCTTGAGTGCAAGTAATGAATTGGTGGCTAGAGGTGAGGTGGGTGAGCTTTGCGTGCGTGGACCTGGGTTGATGACAGGCTATTGGGATTTGCCCCAAAAGAGTGCCCAAGTCCGGGATAACTTTACTTTGCATCGTAGGTTGGGGCCTGAGATGATTTACCGCACGGGGGATCTTGTCCAACAAGCCCCGGATGGCAATTATATCTTTTTAGGTCGTAGCGATCGCATGATTAAGAGTCGGGGCTACCGCATTGAATTAGGTGAGATAGAGAGCATTTTATACAGCCATCCTGGAGTGGAAGAAGCCGCAGTGATTCCCATCCCCGACAATGAAATCGGTAACCGGATCAAGGCTGTCGTGGTGGCACGTAGTGCTAACAAACTCACAGGAGCGATTCCTTCGGAACTTCCTGATGTCTCAATACAGGCTTTAAAGTTGTTTTGTGCAGAGCGACTTCCCAAATATATGGTTCCCGATTTGTTCGAGTTCCGTAGTGCCTTGCCCCAAACTTCAACCGGCAAGATAGACAAAGTTCAGTTGAGTCAAGAAACACAGCAATAACAGGAAACAATACAATGACAGAAGTAATGACAGAAGAAAAGATCGAACAAATGCTCAAAGAGTTTATCACCCAAGAGTTGGCATATGACCAACCTAACTTGGTTCTAACCAACAACTTAAAGATAATTGAGCAACGGATCGTGGACTCAATGGATCTCTTTCGGTTGGTTCGCTTTGTCGAAGAAGAAATGGGGATCTTTTGGGAACCTGAAGAACTCGTATTTAAAAACTTTGAAACAATTGACCATATCAAAGCTTACATACTCCGTAAATTGGTGTCACAGCATGACTAAATAGCCCAAAACTTTAACTAAAGTTACTTGTAAATCAACTAAATCAACAATTGAGTTTTGCAGTAAATTTTTAGCAAAATAGGAGTATGAATCATGAAAATAGGAGTATGAATCATGGAAATAGGAGGATGAATCATGGAAATAGGAGGATGAATCATGAAAATAGGGGTCATTGGTGCGGGTGCAATTGGTGGAACGGTTGGCACCTTGTGGGCAAAGGCGGGGCATGAAGTGTTTTTCAGTTCTCGCCATCCAGAGAAGCTAACAGATTTATTGGCGATCACCGGATCAAATACGCAAGCAGGGACGGTAAACCAAGCTGCTGCCTTTGCTGACGTAATTTTCCTAGCAGTTTATTACCATACGACAGACGATGCGATTTCCGCTGCCGGATCGCTAGATGGCAAAATCATCATTGATGCAACCAATGCCTACATTCGCCACCCCGATGGTAGGCCAATTCGGCATATCCCGAATGTCAGTTCAGCCTTGGAACTGGCGCAGAAAGTTCCCTATGCCAAAGTTGTTAAAGCTTACAATACCTTGGCGCCAGAAATCTTCGCCCATGAACACCATAACGCCGATCCCTATGCCTTATTTTATTGTGGAGATGATGCTGCGGCGAAAGCGATCGTCGCCCAACTGATCGTAGACAGTGGATTTATGCCTATAGATACAGGCGATCTCAGCAATGTCATTCATCAAGAACCTGATGGCATGTTTTTTGACAAACCGCTCGTAGTTGATGCTGCTCGTGAATTATTAGCTTTGGTGTTAGCGAGATCTCCAGATTAAATGTCTGCAATCAAGTCAACTGGAATCAAAAGCTAGTGGTCTGTCAAATTTATTTTGACGGGTTGTAAAAAACTAGAAGATTCATATTTTATAGCTTTTATAAAATTTATCTCATTTGGGATGTTCTTACCCTTTTCAAACAATTCAATCATGAACAAAATCGCTTACTCTGACCATGAATCTGGCCTTCTGGAAAATCGTCAGAAGGAACCAATCGCGATCATTGGGATGGGATGTCGCTTCCCAGGAAAGTCCGACACCCCAGAAGCATTCTGGCAACTGTTGCGTAATGGCGTAAATGCTGTAACAGATATTCCCTCTTCTCGCTGGGATCTTGAGAGATACTATGACCCTAACCCTGCACCGGGCAAGTTTTATGTGCGTTCTGCGGCTTTATTAGATACAAATGAGGTAGAACAGTTTGATGCCGAATTTTTTCGGATGGCATCACGAGAAGCAGCGAGCTTGGATCCACAACAACGCTTGCTTCTAGAAGTAAGTTGGGAAGCTCTCGAACACGCTGGACTTGCACCCACATCTTTGGCGGGTAGCCAGACAGGTGTGTTTGTCGGTATTCACTGGGATGATTACTCGGCAGAACGCTTTTATATGGTGAATCCTAGTGAAATCAATGCTTACCCTACCTTGAGCAATTTACGAAGTCTATCAGCAGGGCGAATTGCATATGTGTTGGACTTGCATGGACCAACAATGCAAGTTGATACAGCTTGTTCCTCTGCATTAGTATCCGTGCATTTGGCCTGTCAATCCCTGCATGATCGCGAGTGTAATCTGGCTATAGCTGGTGGTGTCAGTCTACTACTCTCTCCGAAACTAACAGTTGGTTTCTGTCAAATGAATGTCTTAGCCAAAGATGGTCGCTGCAAAACCTTCTCGGACTCAGTAGATGGATTCGCACAAGGAGAGGGTTGTGGTGTTGTCATTCTGAAACGTCTCAGCGATGCTCTTCGCGATCGCGATCCTATCTTGGCCACGATCAGAGGTTCAGTAGTCAATCACGATGGGCGCAGCTTGACCCTCACAACGCCTGCTAGTTCCGCACAGGAATCAATGCTACGCCAAGCCATAGAAAACGCTCGAATCGAGCCTAAGCAGGTTCAATTTGTTGAGACACATGGAACAGGAACACCTTTAGGCGACCCAATTGAAGTCATAGCTTTAGCAAAAGTATTAGGTCAAAATCGTCAAGAACCATTGGTAATGGGATCGATGAAGACCAATATGGGGCATTTAGGGGCAGCCGCAGGTGTAGCTAGTTTAATTAAAGTTGTACTTTCACTTCAGCATAGCCATATCCCCCCTAACTTACATTTCGATAAACCTAATCCGCGTATTCCTTGGCATAAATTGCCAGTTACTGTACCAACTGAGCTGACGCCTTGGCCAGAACATGAACCAAAACTGGCAGGCGTGAGTGCGTTTGGTATGAGTGGAACCAATGCCCATGTAATTCTAGAAGAAGCCCCGAAGCTGCCGCAAGTTGAGCTTTCTACCGGGGTAATTGAACCTATATACCATTTACTTACTTTATCTGCTAAGAGCGAAAAAGCTCTAAACGATCTCACACATCGTTATTTAACTTTCTTGGACAAGACAGAGGATTCTTTAGCAAATATTTGCTATACATCTGCCGCTGGACGCTCTCATTTTGCCCATCGATTAGCTATTGTTGCTAACTCGAAAGAAAATATCTCCCAACAGCTTGATGCTTTTGTCAAGGGTCAAAAAATTATAGGCACGATCCAAGGCGATACTTACCAAGGAGCGCCTAAGATCGCTTTCTTGTTCACCGGACAAGGCGCGCAATACGTTGATATGGGGCGCGAACTTTATGAGACGCAACCTGTTTTCCGCCAAGCGTTGCAGCGATGCGATGAAATACTGCGCTCTTATTTAGACCGGCCTTTGCTGTCAATACTTTATCCCGATCGACCAGAAAACATCATCGATCTCACAGCCAACACTCAACCCGCGATGTTTGCCTTTGAATACGCTCTAGCTGAGTTGTGGAAATCGTGGGGCATCGTACCTGATGTTGTCATGGGACATAGTGTAGGCGAGTATGTCGCGGCTTGCGTAGCAGGGGTGTTTAGCTTAGAAGATGGCTTAAAGCTGATCGCAACTCGCGGACAACTAATACAGCAATTGCCGCCCGAAGCCCCTGGCAAAATGGTCAGCGTCATGGCTAGCGAAGCCTTAATAGACTTAGCGATCGCACCGTATGGTACGCAAGTTTCTGTGGCCGCAGTCAATGGCCCACAGAGCATAGTCATCTCCGGTGATAGCCCAGCCATAGATTCTATTGTAGCCGAACTGAAAACCAAGCAGATCAAGACCCACGAGTTGACAGTTTCTCATGCCTTCCATTCGCCGCTGATGGAGCCAGTGTTAAAGCCGTTTGCTCAAGTCGCTGCGGAGGTTATATACTCTGCACCTAAAATACCCCTTATATCCAATATCACAGGCGACCAAGTAACGGACGATGCGGCAACCGCTGATTATTGGGTTCGCCATATTCGTCAGCCCGTGAGATTTGCCGATGGCATGAATACCCTACAAACGATGGGGATAGAATGCTTTGTAGAAATCGGCCCCAAACCAATCCTCTTGGGTATGGGAGTTAGTTGCCTGGTTGATGAGAAAGAACGCCTCGCCTGGCTACCTAGTATCCGTCCGGGAGCAGAATCATCCACTATAGTCGAAAGTTTAGCTCAATTGTATGTTCGCGATGTCAATATCAATTGGCAAGAGTTTTGCCAAGACGAACGCCGGCGCAAAGTGGTGTTACCAACTTATCCCTTTCAAAAAGAACGCTGTTGGGTTGAGGTAAGACAGGAACGCGTTGCCAGAAAGAGCAGTGAAATTTCTGGACATCCCTTGCTACAAGAGAGGATCTATTCATCTGTACTTAAACAAGGAGAAGTTCAGTTTGAGGCTTATCTTTCTACCGCAGATTTGCCTTACTTAGCAGAACACCGCGCTTTCGGTCAAGCAATTATGCCTGCTAGCGCTTACTTCGAGATGGTTTTAGCAGCGGGAAATCAACTTTTTGGCAACCGCTCGATAACCTTTGAGGATGTAGTAATTGAAAAAGCTCTCAAGCTAGAAGAACCTCAGACAGTGCAACTGGTCTTGACCCCCGATCAAGAAGGCTATTCATGGCAAATTTTCAATTTGGTTTTCACTAACGAAGAACCGACTTGGACGCGCTACGCAGCAGGAAAGCTCGGTATAGAGAAAAATCTACCAACTCCAGAAATAAACGCAAATTTAACCGCTTTACAAGCTGGTCTGCAAGAACATCAGGACATAAAAGCTTTCTATCAGCAAGTCGCCACCCAAGAAATGGTCTATGAAGGCAGCTTCCAAAGCGTGCGCCGCTTGTGGCGTTCTGAGGGAGAAGCCCTCGGACAAATTCAGCTACCTAAAAATATTCTCAACCAGCCCTATCATTGGCATCCAGCTCTCTTGGATGGATGTTTCCAAGTCCTTTTAGCAGCTCTGCCTGCTGATTTTTCAGAAACTTATTTACCTGTCGCCTACCCGCATTTTACATTTTGGCAGCATCCTACCAGCGAGGTTTTCAGTTACGTTAAACTTCATTCTCAGCCCGGTCAAGAAACCCTTAAGGCAGACTTGCAGATAATTGGGAAAGATGGCCAAGTTTATGCCGAAGCGATAGGCCTGCAACTGAAAAAGGCTCGGTCGCAAGCATTACAGCAGAAAGACCCCTGGAAAGATTGGCTTTACAAAGTGGTCTGGAAAGAAGTCAAAAAAACAGCAGAGACTGCAAGCGCAACAAACAAAGGCGATTGGCTAATTTTGGCAGACCGCACTGGTGTAGGCGAAACCTTAGCTGACTTGTTGAATGGAAGCGGACAGCGATCGCACCTCGTCTACGCTAAAAAAACTGATGGGAGATCCAAGCCAGAGCAATATTCTATTAACTGGGCAGACCCAGCCGACTGGCAGAACTTGTTAGCTAATAGATCGTATCAAGGCGTAGTGTACCTTTGGAGCCTTGATGAAAATGAGTCCTGCGATTCAAGCTGTGAGCAAGTATTGCATCTAGTTCAATCTCTGAGTTCAGCCAAGATTTCTCCTCGATTGTGGTTGGTCACACAAGGGGCGCAGTCCGCTCTCAAGGATGATGCAGTTGCTTTCTGGCAAACCCCTATATGGGGACTGGGTAAAACGATCTGTCTAGAACACCCCGAATTTTCAACTACCTGTTTAGATTTACCATCCGATCGCCACTCACATGAAACGGTTAAGTCTTTACTCCAAGAACTACTCGCACCTGATCGAGAAAACCAAATTGCTTATCGAAACGGGGCACGCTATATAGCTAGATTAGAGCCGAACCACCCTATACAGACACCAACCATCACTCCTGTAGCGCTGAAGCTGACCAGCTACGGCACGCTCGACAACTTGACCTTGGTTCCTTTAGCTGCCCCAACTTTGGCACCTGATGAAGTAGAGATCAAAGTTCGGGCGAGCGGACTTAATTTTAGAGATGTGCTGCGCGCGTTAGGCATGATGCGCGAAGTCGAGGAGTCTTTAGGTATTGCTTCGGCAAGCGATATATTGTTCGGCTTTGAGTGTGCGGGCACGATCGAGCGTGTTGGCAAACAAGTCTCTGGCTTCAAGGCGGGCGATGCCGTAATTGCCTATGCATCAGGTAGTTTGGCAAGTACGGTCAAGGCTAAAGCAAAATTGGTAGTTCTTAAACCATCTGAAATCAGTTTTGAAGAGGCGGCAACGATTCCTGTGACTTTTTTGACAGCCTATTACGGACTGGTCAAATGCGCTCAAATTGGCTCAACAGATCGAGTATTGATTCATAACGCCGCTGGAGGTGTAGGTCAAGCGGCTCTTCAATTGGCGAAGCTGAAGGGAGCAGAAGTTTTTGCGACGGCTAGCCCGCCCAAGTGGGATTTTTTAAAGTCGCTTGGTGTTAAACATATATACAACTCGCGCAACCTTGATTTTGCCGAACAGGTAATGACTGCCACAAATGGAAAAGGCGTGAATGTCATCCTCAACAGCCTAACTGGCAAGTTTATTGATCAGAGCTTTGATGTGCTTGCTCAAGGAGGGCGCTTTGTAGAAATCGGTAAATTTGGCATTTGGGATGAGCAAAAATTGCAAGCATCGCGCTCCGATGTTGCTTATTTCCCCTTTGATTTAGGAGAGATGGATGGTGCGGAAATTTCTGCAATGTTTCTAGAGCTGATGACTATGTTCAGGGAAGGTAAGCTCAAACCATTACCTTCCAAAGTTTTCCCAATTACCGAATTTGTAAATGCTTTCCGCTATATGCAGCAAGCCAAGCACATTGGTAAAGTGGTGCTAAGTTTTCAGAATCCAGAAAATTGCTCGGTTCGCCCAGACAGCAGTTACCTAATTGCGGGAGGATTGGGCGCATTAGGATTAAAGGTGGCTGAGTGGCTGGTCGAACAAGGTGCTAAACATCTAGTCCTGACGGGACGAAGCAGTGTCAAACAAGCAGCAAATGAAGCCATCAAAAAATTAGAGCAGGCCGGTGCTAAAATCTCGGTAATTAATGCAGATATTTCTAATCGGGAGGATGTCAAAAAAATACTGACTGAATGTCCTAATTTACATGGGATTGTTCATACCGCAGGTGTTTTAGATGATGGTTTGTTGAAGGAGCAAACACCTACGCGCTTCAAAAAAGTCATGGCACCCAAAGTACAAGGAGCTTGGAATTTGCATGTCCTGACTCAAGGTGTACCCTTGGACTTTTTTGTCTGTTTTTCCTCCGCTGCCTCTTTGTTGGGGAATGCAGGTCAAAGCAACTATGCAGCAGCTAATGCCTTCCTTGATGGTTTAGCTGATTATCGGCGATCGCAAGGTTTACCAAGTTTGAGCATAAATTGGGGACCTTGGGGCGAGGTAGGAATGGCAGCAACTTTTGCTAGTCGCTTGAAAGCCCAGGGTTGGGGTATCATTCCAACTGAACAAGGCTTGCAAGCATTAGACCACTTGGTAAAAAACGAAGACAGCGCTCAAGTGGGGGTGTTGCCTATGAACTGGTCAAAATTCTTGGAACGACTACCAGAAAATAGGCCATTCTTTGAAAATTTCCAGACAATTGTTACACCATCTGAAGAGGGACCAGCCTTACTTTCCCAACTAAAAGCTACTCTGGCTAATGACCGCCGAACAATCTTGATGGAGCATGTTCGTTCCACCATTAGAAATGTAATCGGATTGAATGCCAGTACGAGGATTGAGCCGCGGCAGTCTTTGTTCGACTTAGGA includes the following:
- a CDS encoding acyl-CoA dehydrogenase family protein; translation: MDFAWNSQQIEFKRKVIGFAQQSLISDLIKQDKEEIFNRAAWQKCCEFGVHGWPIPVRYGGQELDILTTAYALQGLGYGCKDNGLIFAMNAHIWAGEMPLLTFGSEEQKEKYLPLLCREGWIASHAASEPQAGSDIYSLKTTALKDGDRYILNGHKHYVTNGTIADLFIIFATVDPSFGKEGLTAFLIEKDTPGLVVQKSTSTMGVRTAQVAELTLENCEVSVTNRLGQEGAGLAIFNHSMEWERGFILASAVGTMERLLEQSIHYARTHKQFGQAIGKFQLVANKLVDMKLRLETAKAYLYKVAWMKENRQMALMEASMANLYISEAWVQSSLEAIEIHGAHGYLTNTELERELRDAIGSKFYSGTSEIQRVVIAKFLGL
- a CDS encoding amino acid adenylation domain-containing protein, whose translation is MSYLLHHLLISSARTHSDRVAVQQQEHTITYRQLDETSNQLAHILSYAGVERGDRVGIYLDKSIEAVIAIFGILKAGATYVPLDPYAPTKRIAFIIKNCQIKILISTKQRIDALGTNSLEEFQSLNSVVLTDEDDRATQWFGKIVRWSEVLQAPCSPPPDPNLIENDLAYILYTSGSTGTPKGVMISHRASLTFVNWAYDTFQVTAEDRVSNHAPFHFDLSIFDIFTTIKAGGTIILLSAALSVFPINLAKFIAEEKISLWYSVPSILTSLVLYGRLEQHTFPALRTILFAGEVFPIKYLRQLMVHIPHACYYNLYGPTETNVCTYYRVSPPDIELTESLPIGQACANTEVFVLSASNELVARGEVGELCVRGPGLMTGYWDLPQKSAQVRDNFTLHRRLGPEMIYRTGDLVQQAPDGNYIFLGRSDRMIKSRGYRIELGEIESILYSHPGVEEAAVIPIPDNEIGNRIKAVVVARSANKLTGAIPSELPDVSIQALKLFCAERLPKYMVPDLFEFRSALPQTSTGKIDKVQLSQETQQ
- a CDS encoding acyl carrier protein, which encodes MTEEKIEQMLKEFITQELAYDQPNLVLTNNLKIIEQRIVDSMDLFRLVRFVEEEMGIFWEPEELVFKNFETIDHIKAYILRKLVSQHD
- a CDS encoding NADPH-dependent F420 reductase, which gives rise to MKIGVIGAGAIGGTVGTLWAKAGHEVFFSSRHPEKLTDLLAITGSNTQAGTVNQAAAFADVIFLAVYYHTTDDAISAAGSLDGKIIIDATNAYIRHPDGRPIRHIPNVSSALELAQKVPYAKVVKAYNTLAPEIFAHEHHNADPYALFYCGDDAAAKAIVAQLIVDSGFMPIDTGDLSNVIHQEPDGMFFDKPLVVDAARELLALVLARSPD
- a CDS encoding type I polyketide synthase, giving the protein MNKIAYSDHESGLLENRQKEPIAIIGMGCRFPGKSDTPEAFWQLLRNGVNAVTDIPSSRWDLERYYDPNPAPGKFYVRSAALLDTNEVEQFDAEFFRMASREAASLDPQQRLLLEVSWEALEHAGLAPTSLAGSQTGVFVGIHWDDYSAERFYMVNPSEINAYPTLSNLRSLSAGRIAYVLDLHGPTMQVDTACSSALVSVHLACQSLHDRECNLAIAGGVSLLLSPKLTVGFCQMNVLAKDGRCKTFSDSVDGFAQGEGCGVVILKRLSDALRDRDPILATIRGSVVNHDGRSLTLTTPASSAQESMLRQAIENARIEPKQVQFVETHGTGTPLGDPIEVIALAKVLGQNRQEPLVMGSMKTNMGHLGAAAGVASLIKVVLSLQHSHIPPNLHFDKPNPRIPWHKLPVTVPTELTPWPEHEPKLAGVSAFGMSGTNAHVILEEAPKLPQVELSTGVIEPIYHLLTLSAKSEKALNDLTHRYLTFLDKTEDSLANICYTSAAGRSHFAHRLAIVANSKENISQQLDAFVKGQKIIGTIQGDTYQGAPKIAFLFTGQGAQYVDMGRELYETQPVFRQALQRCDEILRSYLDRPLLSILYPDRPENIIDLTANTQPAMFAFEYALAELWKSWGIVPDVVMGHSVGEYVAACVAGVFSLEDGLKLIATRGQLIQQLPPEAPGKMVSVMASEALIDLAIAPYGTQVSVAAVNGPQSIVISGDSPAIDSIVAELKTKQIKTHELTVSHAFHSPLMEPVLKPFAQVAAEVIYSAPKIPLISNITGDQVTDDAATADYWVRHIRQPVRFADGMNTLQTMGIECFVEIGPKPILLGMGVSCLVDEKERLAWLPSIRPGAESSTIVESLAQLYVRDVNINWQEFCQDERRRKVVLPTYPFQKERCWVEVRQERVARKSSEISGHPLLQERIYSSVLKQGEVQFEAYLSTADLPYLAEHRAFGQAIMPASAYFEMVLAAGNQLFGNRSITFEDVVIEKALKLEEPQTVQLVLTPDQEGYSWQIFNLVFTNEEPTWTRYAAGKLGIEKNLPTPEINANLTALQAGLQEHQDIKAFYQQVATQEMVYEGSFQSVRRLWRSEGEALGQIQLPKNILNQPYHWHPALLDGCFQVLLAALPADFSETYLPVAYPHFTFWQHPTSEVFSYVKLHSQPGQETLKADLQIIGKDGQVYAEAIGLQLKKARSQALQQKDPWKDWLYKVVWKEVKKTAETASATNKGDWLILADRTGVGETLADLLNGSGQRSHLVYAKKTDGRSKPEQYSINWADPADWQNLLANRSYQGVVYLWSLDENESCDSSCEQVLHLVQSLSSAKISPRLWLVTQGAQSALKDDAVAFWQTPIWGLGKTICLEHPEFSTTCLDLPSDRHSHETVKSLLQELLAPDRENQIAYRNGARYIARLEPNHPIQTPTITPVALKLTSYGTLDNLTLVPLAAPTLAPDEVEIKVRASGLNFRDVLRALGMMREVEESLGIASASDILFGFECAGTIERVGKQVSGFKAGDAVIAYASGSLASTVKAKAKLVVLKPSEISFEEAATIPVTFLTAYYGLVKCAQIGSTDRVLIHNAAGGVGQAALQLAKLKGAEVFATASPPKWDFLKSLGVKHIYNSRNLDFAEQVMTATNGKGVNVILNSLTGKFIDQSFDVLAQGGRFVEIGKFGIWDEQKLQASRSDVAYFPFDLGEMDGAEISAMFLELMTMFREGKLKPLPSKVFPITEFVNAFRYMQQAKHIGKVVLSFQNPENCSVRPDSSYLIAGGLGALGLKVAEWLVEQGAKHLVLTGRSSVKQAANEAIKKLEQAGAKISVINADISNREDVKKILTECPNLHGIVHTAGVLDDGLLKEQTPTRFKKVMAPKVQGAWNLHVLTQGVPLDFFVCFSSAASLLGNAGQSNYAAANAFLDGLADYRRSQGLPSLSINWGPWGEVGMAATFASRLKAQGWGIIPTEQGLQALDHLVKNEDSAQVGVLPMNWSKFLERLPENRPFFENFQTIVTPSEEGPALLSQLKATLANDRRTILMEHVRSTIRNVIGLNASTRIEPRQSLFDLGLDSLMAVELRNYLEKSVEHSLRSTLLFDYPTLEALVNYLLQQVLVLEDMSVQQTDEDQTTPSQVFEELPEEEVDILLASKYEELNKLLGNI